The DNA region ATGCCGCGGGCTACACGGCCGTCGTCTCTCATCGCTCGGGCGAGACCGAGGACACCACCATCGCCGACCTGGTGGTGGCTACCGCCACCGGCCAGATCAAGACCGGCTCCCTGTCCCGCTCGGATCGCGTCGCCAAATACAACCAGTTGATGCGTATCGAGGATCAGTTGGGCGCCGAGGCCGATTTTGCTGGCCGGTCGGCCTTCCGCTGGCTTTGAACCCGACCTGCCGGCGCCTGACCGGCGCCGGCGAAACCTGATTCCGGTCGCCCATGCGCATCCTGATTTTTGTCCTGCTGCTGTTGCTTGGCTGGCTCCAGTACCGCCTCTGGGTGGGCGAGGGCAGCCTGGCGGAGGTAGCCGCCCTGCGCCACGAGATCCTGGCCCAGGGCGAGGAATTGGAAAAGCTGCGCACCCGTAACCGCCGCCTGCAGGCCGAGGTGGAAGATCTACGCCAGGGCCAGGATGCCCTGGAGGAGCGCGCCCGCAGTGAATTGGGGATGATCAAGGAGGGGGAAATCTTTCTCCAGGTCATAGAGCCGCAAACGCCGATGCCCCTGGCTCGGGAAGAAGGCAAGGCCAGGTTCCCGGCTGGGACGGCCAAGGTTCCCCAGGCTGCCTCCAGCCTGGGCCCCACGCCGGCGACCAAGTCCGAGGCTAAGCCCGAGGCTAAGCCCGAGGCTAAGCCCGAGGTCAAGTCCGAGGTCAAGTCCGATTCGAAGCCCGAGGCCAAGTCCAAACCCGAGCCGAAACCGGCGTCCAAGCCCGAGGTTAAGTCGGGGACGAAGCCTGTATCCAAATCCGAGTCGAAGTCCTCACCCAAGCCCGAGGCGAAGTCGGCACCTAAGTCGGCACCTAAGCCGGAGTCCAAGCCCAAGCCCGAGGCAAAGCAGGCGCCCAAGCCTAGGTCTGAGTCGAAGCCCGCACCGAATCCCGAGTCCAAGCCGGCCGCCAAGCTCGAGTCCAAATCCCCGCCTATGTCCGAGTATAAGGCCGGTGACTGAAGCCGCCTGTTGGGCACTGATCCCCGCCGCCGGGGCCGGCCGGCGCATGGGCGCGGCCATCCCAAAGCAATACCTGGACCTGGCGGGTCAGCCGGTGCTCGAATACAGCCTGCGGCTCTTTCTGGACCATCCACGGATTCGGGGCCTGGCGATCGCCCTGGACGCGGCGGATGAGCGCTGGGAGGCACTGCCCTCGGCACATCATCCCGCCATAATCCGCGTCACCGGTGGCGCCGAGCGGTGTCATTCGGTCCTAAATGCCCTGGAGGCCTTGGCGGGGCGTGCCCGGGAGGACGATTGGGTGCTGGTCCACGACGCCGCCCGGCCCTGTCTTCGGCGCGAGGACCTGGATCTGCTCATCTCAACCCTGGAACATCACCCCGTCGGTGGCCTCCTCGGGGTCCCGGTCCGGGATACCATGAAGGCCGCGAACGCCCGTGGCGAGGTCTTGAACACCGTGTCCCGCGCGGGTCTCTGGCATGCCTACACGCCCCAGATGTTCCGCCTGGGGCCCCTGCGCCAGGCGCTGCGTCAGGCCATCGCGGCGA from Chromatiaceae bacterium includes:
- the ispD gene encoding 2-C-methyl-D-erythritol 4-phosphate cytidylyltransferase gives rise to the protein MTEAACWALIPAAGAGRRMGAAIPKQYLDLAGQPVLEYSLRLFLDHPRIRGLAIALDAADERWEALPSAHHPAIIRVTGGAERCHSVLNALEALAGRAREDDWVLVHDAARPCLRREDLDLLISTLEHHPVGGLLGVPVRDTMKAANARGEVLNTVSRAGLWHAYTPQMFRLGPLRQALRQAIAASQLVTDDASALEIAGFQPLLVAGHADNIKITRPEDLALAHFHLLKQGRLC